From the Clavibacter phaseoli genome, one window contains:
- a CDS encoding trypsin-like serine peptidase, which yields MRIRPRSTTASTPAASAASRPRSLSRRRAAAGVALALAGGLTSSAVLAAPVAASAEEASVVVAPASADRVAAAAHWTPERRAAALAASPAVAGGSVSSAPATAYTESASDAASDSTPVPHPDQPFVGVLFYVDGGRDRACTASVVATPDGDAIATAAHCLVDRRTHAASALATFVPGAQGATAPHGIWPVRIAAVSSAWTTTGRAADDAGFARVSGPAGEVLGAEVGAAKPVFGSTLVPATGLAPRLAILGYPSAGSPTAALEACAGRPQRDAGGQTSLPCALGTGAAGSPVVTAAGEQRAVVARPSAGRGVLLATWGAGAERALASLRGR from the coding sequence ATGCGCATCCGTCCGCGATCCACCACCGCATCTACCCCGGCGGCCTCGGCCGCCTCCCGCCCCCGATCCCTATCCCGACGCCGGGCCGCCGCCGGCGTCGCGCTGGCGCTCGCCGGCGGCCTCACCTCGTCGGCCGTCCTCGCCGCGCCCGTCGCGGCGTCGGCCGAGGAGGCGTCCGTCGTCGTCGCCCCGGCCTCCGCCGACCGGGTCGCCGCCGCCGCGCACTGGACGCCCGAGCGTCGCGCCGCCGCCCTCGCCGCCAGCCCCGCGGTCGCCGGGGGCTCCGTGTCGTCCGCCCCCGCGACCGCATACACGGAGTCCGCGTCCGACGCCGCCTCCGACTCCACGCCCGTGCCCCACCCGGACCAGCCGTTCGTCGGCGTCCTCTTCTACGTCGACGGCGGACGAGATCGCGCCTGCACCGCGAGCGTGGTGGCCACGCCCGACGGCGACGCCATCGCGACGGCCGCCCACTGCCTGGTCGACCGCCGGACGCACGCCGCCTCCGCGCTCGCGACCTTCGTGCCCGGCGCCCAGGGCGCCACGGCGCCGCACGGCATCTGGCCGGTGCGGATCGCCGCGGTGTCCTCCGCGTGGACGACCACCGGCCGTGCCGCGGACGACGCGGGCTTCGCGCGCGTGAGCGGCCCGGCAGGCGAGGTCCTCGGGGCCGAGGTCGGCGCCGCGAAGCCCGTGTTCGGATCCACGCTCGTGCCGGCGACCGGGCTAGCGCCGCGACTCGCGATCCTCGGCTACCCGAGCGCGGGATCCCCGACCGCGGCGCTCGAGGCCTGCGCGGGACGCCCGCAGCGCGACGCCGGCGGCCAGACCTCCCTGCCGTGCGCGCTGGGCACGGGCGCCGCCGGATCTCCGGTGGTCACGGCCGCGGGCGAGCAGCGCGCGGTCGTCGCGCGTCCCTCCGCGGGGCGCGGCGTGCTCCTCGCGACCTGGGGCGCCGGCGCCGAGCGGGCGCTGGCCTCGCTGCGCGGACGGTAG
- a CDS encoding APC family permease: MTPDPQAPESSPAKRLLIGEKLASDKLEGQLLPKHLALPIFASDPLSSVAYAPQELLLILTLGGLAFLSFAPWVAACVVILLVVVVLSYRQLIKAYPSGGGDYEVAHKNLGEKAGLVVASALLVDYILTVAVSVASGVDNIISAIPEIAPFRVEIAVFFVAVLAAVNLRGVRESSKAFAVPTYLFIASVGLMIVVGLVRTALGDPPVAESAAYTVETPSLSQVAFILLLLRAFSSGCSALTGVEAISNGVPAFRTPKVKNAQATLVIMGGTAIVLFVGLTALALIAQVHYGEKPCDLIGWAGCATEPQKSLMAQVAGATFGNGSVMFYLLQATTAAVLLLAANTAFNGFPLLGSVLAKDAYAPKSLLTRGDRLVYSNGMLLLALGATLILVVYQANLTQLIQLYIIGVFVSFTLGQTGMVVHWTRMLREGCANRGEVIRGLAINAFGALLTALVLIVVTITKFTHGAWLVFAIMPVLFLLMLGVNRYYRDVEKEIEVDPVTVFGSTGDHAVVLVGRMQKPVLKALDYAIAANHDSIEAVHVSVDDEATRLLERQWVEMGIEMPLRIVASPYRDISFPLIKYLKSRRAEHGSEIITVYTPVYIVGHWWETLLHNHKARRIRQKLLLVHGVTLALVPWLLDSSELIYGRRSRPVPGQDRRGEPVRPAIRRPGPPVTPVKHTSGRETP, translated from the coding sequence GTGACTCCGGACCCCCAGGCTCCCGAGAGCAGTCCCGCCAAGCGGCTGCTCATCGGCGAGAAGCTCGCCAGCGACAAGCTCGAGGGCCAGCTGCTCCCCAAGCACCTCGCGCTCCCCATCTTCGCGAGCGACCCGCTCAGCTCGGTCGCCTACGCGCCGCAGGAGCTGCTCCTCATCCTCACGCTCGGCGGCCTCGCCTTCCTGAGCTTCGCGCCGTGGGTCGCGGCCTGCGTCGTGATCCTGCTGGTCGTCGTGGTGCTCAGCTACCGCCAGCTCATCAAGGCGTACCCGTCCGGCGGCGGCGACTACGAGGTCGCCCACAAGAACCTCGGCGAGAAGGCCGGCCTCGTCGTCGCGTCCGCGCTCCTCGTCGACTACATCCTCACGGTGGCGGTGTCGGTGGCCTCGGGCGTCGACAACATCATCAGCGCGATCCCGGAGATCGCCCCCTTCCGCGTGGAGATCGCGGTCTTCTTCGTGGCGGTCCTCGCGGCCGTGAACCTCCGCGGCGTGCGCGAGTCGAGCAAGGCCTTCGCCGTGCCGACCTACCTCTTCATCGCCAGCGTGGGCCTCATGATCGTGGTCGGCCTCGTCCGCACGGCGCTCGGCGACCCGCCCGTCGCGGAGTCTGCCGCGTACACGGTCGAGACCCCGAGCCTGTCGCAGGTCGCGTTCATCCTCCTGCTGCTGCGCGCGTTCTCGAGCGGCTGCTCCGCGCTCACCGGCGTCGAGGCCATCTCCAACGGCGTGCCCGCGTTCCGCACGCCCAAGGTCAAGAACGCGCAGGCGACCCTCGTGATCATGGGCGGCACCGCCATCGTGCTGTTCGTCGGCCTCACGGCCCTCGCGCTCATCGCGCAGGTGCACTACGGCGAGAAGCCGTGCGACCTCATCGGCTGGGCCGGCTGCGCCACCGAGCCGCAGAAGAGCCTCATGGCGCAGGTCGCGGGGGCCACGTTCGGGAACGGCAGCGTGATGTTCTACCTGCTGCAGGCGACCACCGCCGCGGTGCTGCTGCTCGCGGCCAACACCGCGTTCAACGGCTTCCCCCTGCTCGGGTCCGTGCTCGCCAAGGACGCCTACGCGCCCAAGTCGCTGCTCACCCGCGGCGACCGCCTCGTCTACAGCAACGGCATGCTGCTCCTGGCGCTCGGCGCGACGCTCATCCTCGTCGTCTACCAGGCCAACCTCACGCAGCTCATCCAGCTCTACATCATCGGCGTCTTCGTGTCGTTCACCCTCGGGCAGACCGGCATGGTCGTGCACTGGACCCGCATGCTCCGCGAGGGCTGCGCCAACCGCGGGGAGGTGATCCGCGGCCTCGCCATCAACGCGTTCGGCGCGCTGCTCACCGCGCTCGTCCTCATCGTCGTGACCATCACGAAGTTCACGCACGGCGCCTGGCTGGTGTTCGCGATCATGCCGGTGCTCTTCCTCCTCATGCTCGGCGTGAACCGCTACTACCGCGACGTGGAGAAGGAGATCGAGGTCGATCCCGTCACCGTCTTCGGCTCCACGGGCGACCACGCGGTCGTCCTCGTCGGCCGGATGCAGAAGCCGGTCCTCAAGGCCCTCGACTACGCCATCGCGGCGAACCACGACAGCATCGAGGCGGTGCACGTCTCCGTCGACGACGAGGCGACCCGGCTCCTGGAGCGCCAGTGGGTCGAGATGGGGATCGAGATGCCGCTGCGCATCGTCGCCTCGCCGTACCGCGACATCAGCTTCCCGCTCATCAAGTACCTGAAGTCCCGGCGGGCGGAGCACGGCAGCGAGATCATCACGGTCTACACCCCCGTCTACATCGTCGGCCACTGGTGGGAGACGCTGCTGCACAACCACAAGGCCCGCCGGATCCGCCAGAAGCTGCTCCTCGTGCACGGCGTCACGCTGGCGCTGGTGCCGTGGCTGCTCGACTCGTCCGAGCTCATCTACGGCCGCCGGTCGCGTCCGGTCCCCGGGCAGGACCGCCGCGGCGAGCCCGTGCGCCCCGCCATCCGCCGGCCCGGCCCGCCGGTCACGCCGGTGAAGCACACGAGCGGCCGCGAGACGCCGTAG
- the glgX gene encoding glycogen debranching protein GlgX, which yields MTIDLPPISRSYISRPYPLGATVVARDGGLPSGLNVAVYSETAEAVEVCVFDDDGTETRTRLSERTGHVFHGLVEGAGIGTRYGLRVHGEWDPSRGLRHNPAKLLLDPYAIAIEGHPTWGEDVFAHTFDDPDAINEADSAASMPRSVVADRRFDWEDDEAPRTPLDETVVYEVHVKGFTQQLESVPEEIRGTYKGLAHPSAIEYLTDLGVTSVELLPVHHFMQDSHLEEKGLRNYWGYNSIGFLAPYSDYSSAGDGGQQVAEFKEMVKALHAAGLEVILDVVYNHTAEGNHMGPSLSLKGIDNASYYRLVEGDEASYFDTTGTGNSLNVGHPAALALIMDSLRYWVEEMHVDGFRFDLATTLTRQDGDAEIHSAFLTLIHQDPVLAPVKMIAEPWDTAGYQVGGFPADWSEWNGKFRDDVRDFWHSGQNVLGALAQRITGSPDVYESDRRSPLCSVNFITAHDGFTLADLTAYDEKHNEANGEDNNDGESDNRSSNAGVEGPTDDPEVNAIRDRQRRNLLGTLLLSSGVPMLLGGDEIARTQGGNNNAYCQDDEISWFDWANADRELQDFTRKLIRLRRGNRALRPIWFRGDDVEGQEEAVRFIRADGATLEPEDWTDPNAFSIGVIMKGKDSDAFFVAFNAAEGPVEFQLPEGLGVSWHLAISSDSEQNTDEDATSILVRDRSFTVLRAARS from the coding sequence GTGACCATCGACCTCCCTCCCATCAGCCGTTCCTACATCAGCCGCCCGTACCCGCTCGGCGCGACCGTCGTCGCGCGTGACGGAGGGCTGCCCAGCGGCCTCAACGTCGCCGTGTACTCCGAGACCGCCGAGGCGGTGGAGGTGTGCGTCTTCGACGACGACGGCACCGAGACCCGCACGCGCCTCTCCGAGCGCACCGGCCACGTGTTCCACGGCCTCGTCGAGGGCGCCGGCATCGGCACCCGCTACGGCCTCCGCGTCCACGGCGAGTGGGACCCGTCCCGCGGCCTCCGCCACAACCCGGCCAAGCTCCTGCTCGACCCCTACGCCATCGCGATCGAGGGCCACCCCACCTGGGGCGAGGACGTCTTCGCGCACACCTTCGACGACCCGGACGCGATCAACGAGGCCGACTCCGCCGCGTCCATGCCCCGCTCCGTCGTGGCCGACCGCCGCTTCGACTGGGAGGACGACGAGGCCCCGCGCACCCCGCTCGACGAGACCGTCGTCTACGAGGTGCACGTGAAGGGCTTCACGCAGCAGCTCGAGTCGGTGCCCGAGGAGATCCGCGGCACCTACAAGGGCCTCGCGCACCCGAGCGCCATCGAGTACCTCACCGACCTCGGCGTCACGAGCGTCGAGCTCCTGCCGGTGCACCACTTCATGCAGGACTCGCACCTCGAGGAGAAGGGCCTCCGCAACTACTGGGGCTACAACTCCATCGGCTTCCTCGCGCCCTACTCCGATTACAGCTCCGCGGGTGACGGCGGCCAGCAGGTCGCCGAGTTCAAGGAGATGGTGAAGGCGCTGCACGCCGCCGGCCTCGAGGTGATCCTCGACGTGGTCTACAACCACACCGCAGAGGGCAACCACATGGGTCCGTCGCTGTCGCTCAAGGGCATCGACAACGCCTCCTACTACCGGCTCGTGGAGGGCGACGAGGCGTCGTACTTCGACACCACCGGCACCGGCAACAGCCTCAACGTCGGCCACCCGGCCGCGCTCGCGCTGATCATGGACTCGCTCCGCTACTGGGTCGAGGAGATGCACGTCGACGGCTTCCGCTTCGACCTCGCCACCACGCTCACGCGCCAGGACGGCGACGCCGAGATCCACAGCGCGTTCCTGACCCTCATCCACCAGGACCCGGTGCTCGCGCCCGTGAAGATGATCGCGGAGCCCTGGGACACCGCCGGCTACCAGGTCGGCGGCTTCCCCGCGGACTGGTCGGAGTGGAACGGGAAGTTCCGCGACGACGTGCGCGACTTCTGGCACAGCGGGCAGAACGTGCTCGGCGCGCTCGCCCAGCGGATCACCGGCAGCCCGGACGTGTACGAGTCCGACCGCCGCTCGCCGCTGTGCAGCGTGAACTTCATCACGGCGCACGACGGCTTCACGCTCGCGGACCTCACGGCCTACGACGAGAAGCACAACGAGGCCAACGGCGAGGACAACAACGACGGCGAGAGCGACAACCGCTCCTCCAACGCCGGCGTCGAGGGCCCGACGGACGACCCCGAGGTCAACGCGATCCGCGACCGCCAGCGCCGCAACCTCCTCGGCACGCTGCTGCTGTCCTCGGGCGTCCCGATGCTGCTCGGCGGCGACGAGATCGCGCGCACGCAGGGTGGCAACAACAACGCGTACTGCCAGGACGACGAGATCTCGTGGTTCGACTGGGCGAACGCGGACCGCGAGCTGCAGGACTTCACGCGGAAGCTGATCCGCCTGCGTCGCGGCAACCGGGCGCTGCGTCCCATCTGGTTCCGCGGCGACGACGTCGAGGGCCAGGAGGAGGCCGTGCGCTTCATCCGGGCCGACGGCGCGACGCTGGAGCCCGAGGACTGGACGGACCCGAACGCGTTCAGCATCGGCGTGATCATGAAGGGCAAGGACAGCGACGCGTTCTTCGTCGCGTTCAACGCGGCCGAGGGTCCCGTCGAGTTCCAGCTGCCCGAGGGCCTCGGCGTCTCGTGGCACCTCGCCATCTCGTCGGACTCCGAGCAGAACACGGACGAGGACGCGACGAGCATCCTCGTGCGCGACCGCTCGTTCACCGTCCTGCGGGCCGCGCGCTCCTAG
- a CDS encoding PLP-dependent aminotransferase family protein codes for MTLAGSAPSAVLGPTALTALLGEWARPGAPAYQALADGIRHLVLDGRVPVGARLPAERELAAALGLSRTTVAAAYAALRATGHLASRRGSGSVTRIPRSPLRAEGDGREVADMSRAAVPAAPALADAAMRAAARLPANLEGHGYDVDGLPELREAVAARYRARGLPTEADDVMVTVGAQHGIGLLASVLVHRGDRALVEQPSYPHAIQALRDAGARLVGAGVGAGGWDEDVLEQTIRRTRPAVAYLMPDFHNPTGRTMPEDQRARIVALAEAHGVTVVADETTAELDIDRPTAHPPLAVHGSPGAVVLVGSVGKTVWGGLRVGWIRAGRPLLRDLARARSSRDLGTPVLEQLVVADVLGGMDGILAERRARLRETRDHVEAELARRFPGWEVPHVDGGLAVWVGIGAPVSTELALAARSRGLAITGGGRFGHDGAFERFLRIPITAPPAATDRALDILEDSWRGLAPSAGRLDGGREHDVVDRSVLV; via the coding sequence ATGACCCTCGCTGGATCCGCTCCCTCCGCCGTGCTCGGCCCGACCGCCCTCACGGCGCTGCTGGGCGAGTGGGCGCGACCCGGGGCGCCGGCGTACCAGGCGCTCGCCGACGGGATCCGGCACCTCGTGCTCGACGGGCGCGTGCCCGTGGGGGCCCGGCTGCCCGCCGAGCGGGAGCTCGCGGCCGCGCTCGGCCTCAGCCGCACCACGGTCGCGGCGGCCTACGCGGCGCTGCGCGCGACCGGCCACCTCGCGAGCCGCCGCGGCTCGGGCAGCGTGACGCGGATCCCCCGGAGCCCGCTCCGCGCGGAGGGCGACGGCCGCGAGGTGGCGGACATGAGCCGCGCCGCCGTGCCCGCGGCGCCCGCGCTCGCCGACGCCGCGATGCGCGCCGCCGCCCGGCTGCCCGCGAACCTCGAGGGGCACGGCTACGACGTCGACGGCCTCCCGGAGCTGCGCGAGGCCGTCGCGGCCCGCTACCGCGCGCGCGGCCTGCCGACCGAGGCCGACGACGTCATGGTGACGGTCGGTGCGCAGCACGGGATCGGCCTCCTCGCCTCCGTCCTCGTGCACCGCGGCGACCGCGCGCTCGTCGAGCAGCCGAGCTACCCGCACGCGATCCAGGCGCTGCGCGACGCGGGCGCCCGGCTCGTCGGGGCGGGCGTCGGCGCCGGCGGCTGGGACGAGGACGTGCTCGAGCAGACGATCCGCCGCACGCGGCCCGCGGTCGCCTACCTCATGCCGGACTTCCACAACCCCACCGGCCGGACGATGCCCGAGGACCAGCGGGCGCGGATCGTGGCGCTCGCCGAGGCGCACGGCGTCACCGTGGTCGCGGACGAGACGACGGCCGAGCTCGACATCGACCGGCCGACCGCGCATCCGCCGCTCGCCGTGCACGGGTCCCCCGGCGCGGTCGTGCTCGTCGGGTCGGTGGGCAAGACGGTGTGGGGCGGGCTCCGCGTCGGCTGGATCCGGGCCGGCCGGCCGCTCCTGCGCGACCTGGCGCGCGCGCGATCGTCCCGCGACCTCGGCACGCCCGTGCTCGAGCAGCTCGTGGTGGCCGACGTCCTCGGTGGGATGGACGGGATCCTCGCCGAGCGCCGCGCGCGTCTGCGGGAGACACGCGACCACGTGGAGGCCGAGCTCGCGCGGCGGTTCCCCGGCTGGGAGGTCCCGCACGTCGACGGCGGGCTCGCGGTGTGGGTCGGGATCGGCGCGCCCGTGAGCACGGAGCTCGCGCTGGCCGCCCGGTCGCGCGGGCTGGCGATCACGGGCGGCGGCCGCTTCGGTCACGACGGCGCGTTCGAGCGGTTCCTCCGGATCCCCATCACGGCGCCGCCCGCCGCCACCGACCGCGCGCTCGACATCCTCGAGGACTCCTGGCGCGGGCTCGCGCCCTCGGCCGGCCGGCTCGACGGGGGCCGCGAGCACGACGTCGTGGACCGGTCGGTCCTGGTCTGA
- a CDS encoding YczE/YyaS/YitT family protein, producing the protein MLRRSVQFAIGIFLYGFAIGMMLQAAIGVSPWDVLSQGVALQSGLPFGVVTNIIGALVLLLWIPIRQRPGWGTVLNVLFVGYSAQVGLAVIPAVDSLWIRVPLFAAGLVLLGFATGLYIGAHFGPGPRDGLMTGIHRRTGWPVWRVRVGIELVVLAIGWALGGNVGIGTLAFALLIGPIVQRTLPLFDLPVPARRPRGRGRGATPDDPAGTLPTGPVATVR; encoded by the coding sequence ATGCTCCGTCGCTCAGTCCAGTTCGCCATCGGCATCTTCCTCTACGGCTTCGCCATCGGCATGATGCTCCAGGCCGCCATCGGCGTCTCGCCGTGGGACGTCCTGTCCCAGGGCGTCGCCCTGCAGAGCGGCCTGCCGTTCGGCGTCGTCACCAACATCATCGGCGCGCTCGTGCTGCTGCTCTGGATCCCCATCCGCCAGCGTCCCGGCTGGGGCACCGTGCTCAACGTGCTCTTCGTCGGCTACAGCGCGCAGGTCGGGCTGGCCGTCATCCCCGCGGTCGACAGCCTCTGGATCCGCGTCCCGCTCTTCGCCGCCGGCCTCGTGCTCCTGGGATTCGCGACGGGCCTCTACATCGGCGCGCACTTCGGCCCCGGTCCCCGTGACGGCCTCATGACCGGGATCCACCGCCGCACGGGCTGGCCGGTGTGGCGCGTGCGCGTGGGCATCGAGCTGGTCGTGCTCGCGATCGGCTGGGCGCTCGGCGGGAACGTGGGCATCGGGACGCTCGCCTTCGCCCTCCTGATCGGCCCCATCGTCCAGCGCACGCTCCCCCTGTTCGACCTGCCGGTGCCCGCGCGCCGCCCCCGCGGTCGGGGGCGCGGAGCCACCCCGGACGACCCGGCGGGCACGCTCCCCACGGGCCCCGTCGCGACGGTCCGGTAG
- a CDS encoding DUF3073 domain-containing protein, which produces MGRGRQKAKHTKIARELKSFSPNVDYTQLERELTTHGAVDEQYAAEAAKWDEYADEPDAYVPGDEQKRA; this is translated from the coding sequence ATGGGGCGCGGCCGTCAAAAAGCTAAGCACACCAAGATCGCGCGAGAGCTGAAGTCGTTCAGTCCCAATGTGGACTACACGCAGCTGGAGCGCGAGCTGACCACCCACGGGGCGGTCGACGAGCAGTACGCGGCCGAGGCCGCCAAGTGGGACGAGTACGCCGACGAGCCGGACGCCTACGTCCCGGGCGACGAGCAGAAGCGCGCCTGA
- a CDS encoding FAD-dependent oxidoreductase has translation MSSEPAETQVVVIGAGQAGLSVAYHLQRLGLRMGTDAVVLDRGPTTGGAWQHRWAALRLGSAHRVADLPGMSELGISFATADRRLPARDVVRDHYGLYERHFDLRVARPVEVRAVLDADVPPPAASRRRAAHPSDSALPLLVRATDGDRVSRLVVNATGTWGAPFIPSYPGLATFRGRQLHTSGYRAAADLRGLRVLVVGGGTSAIGFLLELEGVAARTLWSTRRPVDFLEAGELDVEAAVRAVDLQDQAARAGEALPSIVSGTGVPRTRRIVAGIRRGVLDSRGPLARFEEDGVVWADGGRDQVDAVIWATGFRPEIRHLAPLGLREKEGGVRVESGVSARDPRVFLAGYGPQASTIGANRAGRRVARQVVAALG, from the coding sequence ATGAGCTCCGAACCGGCAGAGACCCAGGTCGTGGTCATCGGCGCCGGACAGGCCGGCCTCTCGGTCGCGTACCACCTGCAGCGGCTCGGCCTCCGCATGGGGACCGACGCCGTCGTGCTCGACCGCGGGCCGACGACGGGCGGGGCCTGGCAGCACCGCTGGGCGGCGCTGCGCCTCGGATCCGCGCACCGCGTCGCCGACCTGCCCGGCATGTCCGAGCTCGGCATCTCGTTCGCCACGGCCGACCGGCGCCTCCCCGCGCGCGACGTCGTCCGCGACCACTACGGCCTGTACGAGCGGCACTTCGACCTGCGGGTCGCCCGCCCCGTGGAGGTGCGCGCCGTGCTGGACGCGGACGTGCCGCCGCCGGCCGCGTCGCGGCGCCGGGCCGCCCATCCGTCGGACTCCGCCCTCCCCCTCCTCGTGCGCGCCACCGACGGCGACCGGGTCTCCCGGCTGGTCGTCAACGCCACGGGGACATGGGGCGCGCCGTTCATCCCCTCGTACCCCGGGCTCGCGACCTTCCGCGGCCGGCAGCTCCACACATCCGGCTACCGCGCGGCGGCCGACCTGCGCGGGCTCCGCGTGCTCGTCGTGGGCGGTGGCACCTCCGCCATCGGCTTCCTCCTGGAGCTGGAGGGCGTGGCCGCGCGCACCCTGTGGTCGACCAGGCGCCCCGTCGACTTCCTCGAGGCGGGCGAGCTCGACGTCGAGGCCGCCGTGCGCGCGGTGGACCTGCAGGACCAGGCCGCGCGCGCGGGGGAGGCGCTGCCGAGCATCGTCAGCGGGACGGGCGTGCCGCGCACGCGGCGCATCGTCGCCGGGATCCGGCGCGGGGTGCTCGACAGCCGCGGTCCCCTCGCGCGCTTCGAGGAGGACGGGGTGGTCTGGGCGGACGGCGGGCGCGACCAGGTCGACGCCGTCATCTGGGCCACCGGCTTCCGGCCGGAGATCCGGCACCTCGCGCCGCTCGGCCTGCGCGAGAAGGAGGGCGGCGTGCGGGTCGAGTCGGGGGTGTCGGCGCGGGATCCGCGGGTGTTCCTCGCGGGCTACGGTCCGCAGGCCTCGACGATCGGCGCGAACCGCGCGGGACGCCGCGTCGCGCGGCAGGTCGTCGCGGCCCTGGGCTGA
- the purM gene encoding phosphoribosylformylglycinamidine cyclo-ligase, which translates to MTTKSSYAEAGVDTEAGDLAVQLMKEAVSRTHGPEVIGGFGGFAGLFDASALTRFRHPLLATSTDGVGTKVAIAQAIDKHDTIGQDLVGMVVDDIVVVGARPLFMTDYIACGKVVPARIADIVAGIARACSATGTALAGGETAEHPGLLGPDDYDVAGAAVGAVEADSVLGSDRVRDGDVVLALASSGLHSNGFSLVRHILATAGIGFGDTSAELGGVVGEVLLEPTRLYTTPLLDVLAQPELGPGVHSISHVTGGGIAANLARVLPRGSFSELERSTWSPPAVFRALAGIAGSTLESAEGTWNLGIGMIAVVDAAAADGIAHALTAAGIPTWEAGRVTIGDAPAGAGFEQGAKGVDGGAVRLTGRYRD; encoded by the coding sequence GTGACCACCAAGAGCTCGTATGCAGAGGCCGGCGTCGACACGGAGGCCGGCGATCTCGCGGTCCAGCTGATGAAGGAGGCCGTGTCCCGCACGCACGGCCCCGAGGTCATCGGCGGATTCGGCGGCTTCGCGGGGCTGTTCGACGCGAGCGCCCTCACCCGCTTCCGCCACCCGCTCCTCGCCACCTCGACGGACGGCGTCGGCACCAAGGTCGCCATCGCGCAGGCCATCGACAAGCACGACACCATCGGCCAGGACCTCGTGGGCATGGTCGTCGACGACATCGTCGTGGTCGGCGCGCGTCCCCTCTTCATGACCGACTACATCGCCTGCGGCAAGGTCGTGCCCGCGCGCATCGCCGACATCGTCGCCGGCATCGCGCGCGCCTGCTCCGCCACCGGCACCGCGCTCGCCGGCGGCGAGACCGCCGAGCACCCGGGCCTCCTCGGCCCGGACGACTACGACGTGGCGGGTGCCGCGGTCGGCGCGGTCGAGGCCGACTCCGTGCTCGGATCCGACCGCGTCCGCGACGGCGACGTCGTGCTGGCCCTCGCCTCCAGCGGCCTGCACAGCAACGGCTTCTCGCTCGTGCGCCACATCCTCGCCACCGCCGGCATCGGCTTCGGCGACACCTCGGCCGAGCTCGGCGGCGTGGTCGGCGAGGTGCTGCTCGAGCCCACGCGCCTCTACACGACCCCGCTGCTCGACGTGCTCGCGCAGCCGGAGCTCGGCCCCGGCGTCCACTCCATCAGCCACGTCACCGGTGGCGGCATCGCGGCGAACCTCGCGCGCGTGCTGCCGCGCGGGTCGTTCAGCGAGCTCGAGCGCTCCACCTGGTCGCCGCCCGCGGTCTTCCGCGCGCTGGCCGGCATCGCGGGCTCCACGCTCGAGAGCGCGGAGGGCACCTGGAACCTCGGCATCGGCATGATCGCCGTGGTCGACGCCGCGGCCGCGGACGGCATCGCGCACGCGCTCACCGCCGCGGGCATCCCGACGTGGGAGGCCGGCCGCGTCACGATCGGCGACGCCCCGGCGGGCGCCGGCTTCGAGCAGGGCGCCAAGGGCGTCGACGGCGGGGCCGTGCGCCTCACCGGCCGCTACCGCGACTAG